A window of Bos taurus isolate L1 Dominette 01449 registration number 42190680 breed Hereford chromosome 19, ARS-UCD2.0, whole genome shotgun sequence contains these coding sequences:
- the FAAP100 gene encoding Fanconi anemia core complex-associated protein 100, which translates to MADPRPRVEYLAGFCCPLGGVAAGKPRVLCHGAEIFLSTGGEMVYVYDREGRLLIAVYKFPGQVWHLELLALRKVLYVLCARSGIYCLSLDQTTRSVSRDEEDGGDDQDREDGQVGEPPVPVIPVDPDSCVLPDASLHAFTVLDDTLVTLALGPTQWKMQLFERPSPGEDPRPGGQIGEVELSTCTPPAGSQGESAAPRFLPVLCCASPPGSRTPLGHSRSSEGVMLEGALFGLLFGADAALLESPVVLCGLPDGQLCCVIIKTLVTSMSAPGDPKALVKILHHLEEPVVFIGALRTEPLAEDMEDVHCDCLVALGHHGRTLAIKASWDEAGHLVPELREYSIPGPVLCAACDRSSHVYHSTSAGLRVVDLAQEGSPLDPTERDGAPGSLPPLLYPDNLGVGSLVTLCVSSSAPEGGAELLALSAKGRLMICHLDPHNEAPQSSRVTSAKAGKKIKQLLSGIGTVSERVSSLKKAVDQRDKALTCLNEVMNVSCALLSSREGPRPISCTISTTWSHLQLQDVLVATCLLENSSGFSLDRGWALCIQVLRSSRALDLDSAGSAITYTIPVDQLGPGGRREVTLPLGPGEDGALDLPVTVSCALFYSLREVVGRALTPQDPFKDPPSAECTPIVLPEQDGVCLPLSEHTVDMLQGLRFPSLGVPHTQALGPARDPIHTFLGTCRVPGSQPAGPESLRAKYLPPSVATIKVSAELLRAALGDSHAGVSLGCATLQWLLAENAAADIIKAQALSSVQGVAPDGTDVHLIIREATVTDLCPAGPIQAMEIQVESSSLANMCRAHHAIVGRLQRLVVEQAARGSSPPDLRLQYLHQMQANHETLLREVQTLRDRLCTEDEASSCATAQRLLQVYRRLRSPSLLLL; encoded by the exons ATGGCCGACCCCAGGCCGCGGGTCGAATACCTGGCGGGCTTCTGCTGCCCGCTCGGGGGCGTGGCGGCGGGCAAGCCTCGCGTGCTGTGCCACGGGGCGGAGATCTTCCTGTCCACTGGGGGAGAGATGGTCTATGTCTACGACCGGGAGGGGCGGCTGCTGATC GCCGTGTACAAGTTTCCCGGTCAGGTGTGGCACCTGGAGCTCCTGGCCCTTCGCAAGGTGCTCTATGTCCTGTGCGCCCGGAGCGGCATCTATTGCTTGTCTTTGGACCAGACGACCAG GTCTGTGAGCCGAGACGAGGAGGATGGCGGGGACGACCAGGACAGGGAGGATGGGCAGGTCGGTGAGCCCCCTGTCCCTGTGATCCCCGTGGACCCAGACTCCTGTGTGCTCCCGGACGCCTCGCTGCATGCCTTCACCGTCCTTGATGACACGCTCGTCACCTTGGCACTGGGCCCCACCCAGTGGAAGATGCAGCTGTTTGAGCGTCCCTCTCCAGGGGAGGACCCCAGGCCCGGAGGCCAGATTGGTGAGGTGGAGTTGTCCACCTGCACCCCCCCAGCTGGGAGCCAGGGGGAGTCCGCAGCCCCCCGCTTCCtcccagtgctgtgctgtgcatcACCACCTGGCTCCAGGACCCCACTCGGCCACTCACGGAGCTCTGAGGGTGTCATGCTGGAGGGGGCCCTCTTTGGGCTACTCTTTGGAGCTGATGCCGCCCTCCTGGAGTCACCCGTGGTCCTCTGTGGGCTCCCCGATGGCCAGCTCTGCTGTGTGATCATCAAGACCCTGGTCACCTCCATGTCAGCCCCGGGTGATCCGAAGGCCCTTGTCAAGATCCTCCATCACCTGGAGGAGCCTGTCGTCTTCATTGGCGCCTTGAGGACAGAGCCACTGGCCGAGGACATGGAAGACGTACACTGCGACTGCCTAGTGGCCCTCGGTCACCACGGCCGGACACTGGCCATCAAGGCCAGCTGGGATGAGGCAGGGCACCTGGTGCCTGAGCTGCGGGAGTACAGCATCCCAGGGCCCGTGCTCTGCGCGGCCTGCGACAGGAGCAGCCACGTGTACCACAGCACCTCTGCGGGCCTCCGTGTAGTCGACCTGGCTCAGGAGGGTTCCCCCTTGGACCCCACGGAGCGTGACGGGGCCCCAGGAAGCCTGCCCCCTCTACTGTATCCAGACAACTTGGGTGTCGGCAGCCTTGTCACTCTCTGTGTGTCATCGAGCGCGCCTGAAG GGGGTGCCGAGCTCCTGGCCCTGTCTGCCAAAGGCCGGCTGATGATCTGCCACCTGGACCCACACAATGAGGCACCTCAGTCCTCCAGAGTGACCTCAGCAAAGGCTGGCAAGAAAATTAAGCAGCTGTTGTCTGGAATTGGCACCGTGTCTGAGAG AGTGTCTTCTCTGAAGAAGGCAGTTGACCAGCGGGACAAGGCCCTGACCTGCCTCAACGAAGTCATGAACGTGAGCTGCGCCCTGCTGTCGAGCCGGGAGGGTCCGCGGCCCATTTCCTGCACCATCAGCACTACCTGGAGCCACCTGCAGCTGCAGGACGTGTTGGTGGCCACCTGCCTGCTGGAGAACAGCAGCGGCTTCAGCCTGGACCGGGGCTGGGCCCTGTGCATCCAGGTGCTCCGCAGCTCCCGGGCCTTAGACCTGGACTCGGCTGGCTCAGCCATTACCTACACCATCCCTGTGGACCAGCTCGGCCCCGGCGGTCGGCGCGAGGTGACGCTGCCCCTGGGCCCCGGCGAGGACGGTGCCCTCGACCTGCCCGTGACCGTGTCCTGCGCACTCTTCTACAGCCTCCGGGAGGTCGTTGGCAGGGCCCTCACCCCCCAGGACCCTTTCAAGGACCCCCCTTCGGCCGAGTGCACCCCCATCGTCCTACCCGAGCAGGATGGCGTGTGCCTGCCCCTGAGCGAGCACACAGTGGACATGCTGCAGGGCCTGCGCTTCCCCAGCCTGGGCGTGCCCCACACGCAGGCCCTGGGCCCTGCCAGGGACCCCATCCACACCTTCCTGGGAACTTGCCGCGTGCCGGGCAGCCAGCCAGCGGGACCCGAGTCCCTGCGGGCCAAGTACCTGCCCCCGTCAGTGGCCACCATCAAGGTGTCGGCAGAGCTGCTCAGGGCCGCCTTGGGGGACAGTCATGCAG GCGTGTCCCTGGGCTGTGCCACCCTGCAGTGGCTCCTCGCCGAGAACGCTGCCGCAGACATCATAAAGGCCCAGGCGCTGTCCTCTGTCCAGGGAGTGGCCCCCGATGGCACAGATGTCCACCTCATCATCCGAGAG GCGACCGTCACTGACCTGTGCCCAGCGGGCCCCATCCAGGCCATGGAGATCCAGGTGGAAAGCTCCTCTCTAGCCAACATGTGCAGGGCACACCACGCCATCGTTGGGCGTTTGCAG AGGCTGGTGGTGGAGCAGGCCGCCCGGGGCTCCAGCCCGCCTGATCTCCGCCTGCAGTATCTCCACCAGATGCAGGCCAACCACGAG ACGCTGCTGCGGGAGGTGCAGACGCTGCGGGACCGGCTGTGCACAGAGGACGAAGCCAGCTCCTGCGCCACCGCCCAGAGGCTGCTGCAGGTGTACAGGCGCCTCCGCAGCCCCAGCCTCCTCCTGCTGTGA